A region from the Cannabis sativa cultivar Pink pepper isolate KNU-18-1 chromosome 9, ASM2916894v1, whole genome shotgun sequence genome encodes:
- the LOC115722083 gene encoding isocitrate dehydrogenase [NADP] encodes MAFEKIKVANPIVEMDGDEMTRIFWKSIKDKLIFPFVDLDIKYFDLGLPNRDATDDKVTVESAEATLKYNVAIKCATITPDEARMTEFGLKSMWRSPNGTIRNILNGTVFREPILCKNLPRLVPGWTKPICIGRHAFGDQYRATDTVIKGAGKLKLVFEPEQGEKTEFEVYNFKGDGGVALAMYNTDESIRAFADASMNTAYEKKWPLYLSTKNTILKKYDGRFKDIFQEVYEASWKSKFEAAGIWYEHRLIDDMVAYALKSEGGYVWACKNYDGDVQSDFLAQGFGSLGLMTSVLVCPDGKTIEAEAAHGTVTRHYRVHQKGGETSTNSIASIFAWSRGLAHRAKLDNNERLLDFTEKLEAACIGAVESGKMTKDLALIIHGSKLSREHYLNTEEFIDAVSEELRARLSCKA; translated from the exons ATGGCGTTTGAAAAGATCAAGGTCGCTAACCCCATCGTTGAGATGGACG GAGATGAAATGACAAGGATATTCTGGAAATCAATAAAGGACAAG CTTATTTTCCCATTTGTCGATTTGGACATCAAGTACTTTGACCTTGGCCTTCCTAATCGTGATGCAACTGATGATAAAGTTACAGTTGAGAGTGCTGAGGCTACCCTTAA GTACAATGTAGCAATCAAATGTGCAACAATTACCCCAG ATGAAGCTCGTATGACGGAATTTGGCTTGAAGAGCATGTGGAGGAGTCCAAATGGGACCATTAGGAACATATTGAACG GTACTGTTTTCAGGGAACCAATCCTTTGCAAAAACCTCCCTCGTCTTGTCCCAG GATGGACGAAGCCAATATGTATTGGAAGGCATGCTTTCGGTGACCAATACAGAGCAACTGACACAGTTATTAAGGGAGCTGGAAAACTGAAGTTGGTGTTTG AGCCAGAACAAGGTGAGAAGACAGAGTTTGAGGTTTATAACTTCAAAGGTGATGGAGGAGTAGCTTTGGCTATGTACAACACTGATGAG TCTATTCGTGCTTTTGCTGACGCTTCTATGAACACTGCCTATGAAAAGAAGTGGCCTCTTTATCTGAGCACCAAAAACACCATTCTTAAGAAATATGATGGGAG ATTCAAGGACATATTTCAAGAAGTTTACGAGGCCAGCTGGAAATCTAAGTTTGAGGCTGCTGGAATCTG GTATGAACATCGGCTCATTGATGATATGGTGGCTTATGCACTCAAGAGTGAAGGCGGTTATGTTTGGGCATGCAAGAATTATGATGGAGATGTACAGAGCGATTTCTTAGCTCAAG GGTTCGGATCTCTTGGGTTGATGACATCTGTATTG GTGTGTCCTGATGGAAAGACCATAGAAGCAGAAGCAGCCCATGGTACAGTTACTAGGCATTACAGGGTTCACCAAAAAGGAGGTGAAACTAGCACAAACAGCATTGCTTCTATCTTTGCTTGGTCTCGAGGGCTTGCTCACAg GGCTAAGCTGGATAACAATGAGAGACTTCTGGATTTCACTGAGAAGCTGGAAGCTGCTTGTATTGGAGCAGTTGAATCTGGAAAGATGACCAAGGATCTTGCCCTAATTATCCATGGATCTAA GTTGAGTAGGGAACATTATCTGAATACTGAGGAGTTCATTGATGCAGTATCGGAGGAACTAAGAGCAAGACTTTCTTGCAAGGCATAA